One part of the Natronorubrum sediminis genome encodes these proteins:
- a CDS encoding AI-2E family transporter has translation MSDRSTPSRWFSERPGLSLLTLFSTALAALIVLPYLQYILLAVVLAYVLMPAQRRLEQYVRSMTAALVLVVVAILAILLPVMYVLAIALREALELLAAVQEGSLGMADIEQRLEATGYVIDLGDLYGTYQEPISTAAQGLATSGIELVSGLPALLIGLTVTLFVLFALLRDGDRLVAWIQQVAPIETEIQEELLTELDRLMWASVVGNVLVAAIQAVALGIGLAVLGLPAIVLLTVATFVFALLPLVGAFGVWVPVALYLLVVGDFVGAGALVIYGSIVSASDTYLRPALIGRTSAFNSAIIVVGIFGGIIIFGAVGLFVGPVILGGAKVTLDVFAREQTADLKPPIGPGGDQPAVDPAVDTSTQTGVRTLLDDATATDSDADTRVESTGSQASSERQRDDGDDGDESDGASESDDDTDGTDTTDTTDATDTTEDEPRDDDR, from the coding sequence ATGTCCGATCGATCCACGCCGTCCCGGTGGTTCTCCGAACGCCCCGGATTGAGTCTGCTCACGCTCTTCAGTACCGCCCTCGCGGCGTTGATTGTCCTCCCCTATCTCCAGTACATTCTCCTCGCCGTCGTGCTCGCGTACGTTCTCATGCCGGCCCAGCGACGGCTCGAGCAGTACGTGCGCTCGATGACGGCCGCGCTCGTCCTCGTCGTCGTCGCGATTCTCGCTATTCTCTTGCCGGTGATGTACGTCCTCGCGATTGCACTTCGGGAAGCACTCGAGCTACTTGCGGCCGTCCAGGAGGGGTCACTCGGGATGGCGGACATCGAACAGCGACTCGAGGCGACGGGGTACGTCATCGACCTGGGCGATCTCTACGGAACCTACCAGGAACCGATCAGCACGGCCGCACAGGGGCTCGCGACGAGCGGGATCGAACTCGTCAGTGGCCTACCGGCATTGCTCATCGGGTTGACGGTCACGCTGTTCGTGCTCTTCGCACTGCTACGCGATGGAGACCGACTCGTCGCGTGGATACAACAGGTCGCCCCCATCGAGACTGAGATTCAGGAGGAACTGCTGACGGAACTGGATCGGCTCATGTGGGCGTCGGTGGTCGGAAACGTTCTGGTCGCCGCGATTCAGGCCGTCGCACTCGGCATCGGATTGGCCGTGTTGGGCCTCCCGGCCATCGTCTTACTGACGGTCGCGACGTTCGTTTTCGCGCTCTTGCCACTCGTCGGCGCGTTCGGTGTCTGGGTGCCGGTCGCACTCTACCTCCTCGTGGTCGGCGATTTCGTCGGTGCCGGTGCGCTCGTCATCTACGGCTCGATCGTTAGCGCCTCGGATACCTACCTTCGGCCGGCACTCATCGGCCGAACGAGCGCGTTCAACTCCGCGATCATCGTCGTCGGTATCTTTGGAGGAATCATCATCTTCGGCGCGGTCGGACTGTTCGTCGGCCCCGTGATCCTCGGCGGCGCGAAAGTCACGCTCGACGTGTTCGCTCGAGAGCAAACCGCCGATTTGAAACCGCCGATCGGGCCCGGTGGAGACCAGCCAGCCGTGGACCCGGCCGTCGACACGTCCACACAGACGGGTGTCAGAACGCTACTCGACGACGCGACAGCGACCGATTCCGACGCCGATACTCGAGTGGAATCGACCGGTTCACAGGCATCATCGGAGAGACAACGGGACGATGGTGATGATGGTGACGAAAGCGACGGTGCGAGCGAGAGCGACGACGACACAGACGGGACCGACACGACTGACACGACCGACGCGACCGACACGACCGAGGACGAACCTCGCGACGACGACCGATAG
- the gcvPA gene encoding aminomethyl-transferring glycine dehydrogenase subunit GcvPA, which produces MDGSHATGSPYAPHTDTEQSAMLEAVGVDSEAELFDIPEAVQFDGEFDIASRSEQETRQLVRSILGRNDDLTELLGRGHYGYYVPSLVDHLADRSEFLTSYTQYQPEVSQGFLQALFEFQSLLVELTGLEIANCSMYDAATALGEAATLAERVRSTSGHRVLVPDQLLEGRRSTLENYVAGTDLAVEEYATADGTVDVGALDEQVDDEVVMVYAENPTIRGTIEERLESIGSLAGEADALFVLGSDPVALSVLQRPADVGADVVIGDASVLGLPTSYGMGLGLFACREEYLRQVPGRLVGVSEDATDRRAFTLTLQTREQHIRRERATSNICTNQAWVALRTAMHAASLGPNGMVDLANRGVTRATDLANRIDEIPGVDAPVHDRHHIREFVARTDQPATVLAADLEDRGFAVHVVGDHEIQICVAGVGDEQLDSFAAALEEVAR; this is translated from the coding sequence ATGGATGGATCACACGCAACGGGGAGTCCGTACGCTCCCCATACGGACACGGAACAGTCTGCAATGCTCGAGGCCGTCGGAGTCGACTCAGAAGCTGAACTCTTCGATATTCCGGAGGCCGTCCAGTTCGACGGCGAGTTCGACATCGCGTCTCGATCGGAACAGGAGACGAGACAACTCGTCCGTTCGATACTGGGACGAAACGACGACCTGACGGAACTGCTCGGCCGCGGGCACTACGGCTACTACGTCCCGTCGCTCGTCGACCACCTCGCGGATCGCTCGGAATTTCTGACCTCCTACACGCAGTATCAACCCGAGGTCTCCCAGGGCTTTCTGCAGGCGCTCTTCGAGTTCCAGTCGCTACTCGTCGAGTTGACCGGCCTCGAAATCGCCAACTGCTCGATGTACGACGCCGCGACGGCACTCGGGGAAGCCGCGACGCTCGCCGAGCGCGTCCGCTCTACCAGCGGCCATCGCGTGCTCGTTCCCGATCAGTTGCTCGAGGGCCGGCGATCGACGCTCGAGAACTACGTCGCCGGCACCGACCTCGCAGTCGAGGAGTACGCCACGGCCGACGGAACGGTCGACGTCGGCGCTCTCGACGAACAGGTCGACGACGAGGTCGTCATGGTGTACGCGGAGAACCCGACGATCCGCGGAACGATCGAGGAACGCCTCGAGTCCATCGGCTCGCTCGCGGGCGAGGCCGACGCGCTGTTCGTCCTCGGCTCCGATCCCGTCGCCCTCTCCGTCCTGCAGCGGCCCGCCGACGTCGGTGCCGACGTCGTCATCGGCGACGCGAGCGTCCTCGGCTTGCCGACGAGTTACGGCATGGGACTCGGGCTCTTCGCGTGTCGCGAGGAGTACCTCCGGCAGGTTCCCGGCCGCCTGGTCGGCGTCAGCGAGGACGCGACCGACCGTCGGGCGTTCACGCTCACCCTCCAGACGCGCGAACAGCATATCCGCCGCGAGCGAGCGACGAGTAACATCTGCACGAATCAGGCGTGGGTCGCACTCCGCACGGCGATGCACGCGGCCTCGCTCGGCCCCAACGGCATGGTCGACCTCGCCAACCGCGGCGTCACTCGAGCGACGGATCTCGCGAACCGAATCGACGAGATTCCCGGCGTCGACGCGCCGGTTCACGACCGCCACCACATCCGCGAGTTCGTCGCGCGGACCGACCAGCCCGCGACCGTCCTCGCGGCCGACCTCGAAGACCGAGGCTTCGCCGTCCACGTCGTCGGCGACCACGAAATACAAATCTGCGTCGCAGGCGTCGGCGACGAGCAACTCGACTCGTTCGCCGCGGCACTCGAGGAGGTGGCACGATGA
- the gcvPB gene encoding aminomethyl-transferring glycine dehydrogenase subunit GcvPB has translation MSDHPDDPVAQAQQVRYDQARYVEDGQYEPLLSEKDLTRVDIGDASSDANAGDGDGDDGASARADSPLPDDLTRDSLELPELSEPELARHYTRLSQMIYGIDSGPYPLGSCTMKYNPKFTEDVAALPSGAVHPDRSERSIQGTLEVLYRLQDYLGRIGGMDAVTLQPPAGAAGEFVGIRVAAAYHEHNGEGHRDEVIVPESAHGTNFATAALGGYDVVSLPSDEDGRVDLDALEAALSENTAALMLTNPNTLGLFERDIEEIAAMVHDVGGLLYYDGANLNALLGRARPGDMGFDVMHYNVHKTFATPHGGGGPGAGPVGVVEELAPFLPAPRVNEADDDGESDESTYELFDPDHTIGHVHGYQGNWLVLVKAFAYIARLGDDGLADASAKAVLNANYLASQIEYDVPYEPFHHEFVASAGEQDAADVAKRMLDYGVHPPTTKWPEIVPEALMTEPTEIESKDTLDRLAGAFNAVVDEDDATIEAAPDRTTARRIDQTAAARSPRLSWHALDDADER, from the coding sequence ATGAGCGACCACCCAGACGACCCTGTCGCGCAAGCACAACAGGTACGATACGATCAGGCCCGTTACGTCGAAGACGGTCAGTACGAGCCGTTGCTCTCCGAAAAGGATCTGACTCGAGTCGACATCGGCGACGCGAGTTCGGACGCGAACGCGGGCGACGGCGACGGCGACGACGGCGCGAGTGCACGTGCGGACTCGCCGCTCCCCGACGACCTGACGCGTGACTCACTCGAGTTGCCCGAACTCTCCGAGCCGGAACTCGCTCGCCACTACACGCGCCTTTCACAGATGATCTACGGCATCGACAGCGGCCCCTATCCGCTTGGCTCGTGTACGATGAAGTACAACCCCAAGTTCACTGAGGACGTGGCCGCGCTGCCCTCGGGTGCCGTCCACCCCGACCGGTCGGAGCGGTCGATTCAGGGTACGCTCGAGGTCCTCTATCGGCTACAGGACTACCTCGGTCGGATCGGTGGCATGGACGCCGTCACGCTCCAGCCGCCGGCCGGTGCCGCCGGCGAGTTCGTCGGCATCCGCGTCGCCGCGGCCTACCACGAGCACAACGGCGAGGGCCACCGCGACGAGGTCATCGTTCCCGAGAGCGCACACGGAACGAACTTCGCGACCGCAGCACTCGGGGGCTATGACGTGGTCTCCCTGCCGAGCGACGAAGACGGCCGGGTCGATCTGGATGCGCTCGAGGCAGCCCTTTCGGAGAACACGGCGGCGCTCATGTTGACGAATCCGAACACGCTCGGCCTCTTCGAGCGCGACATCGAGGAGATCGCGGCGATGGTCCACGACGTGGGCGGGTTGCTCTACTACGACGGCGCGAACCTGAACGCCCTGCTCGGTCGCGCTCGGCCGGGCGACATGGGCTTCGACGTGATGCACTACAACGTCCACAAGACGTTCGCGACGCCCCACGGCGGCGGCGGTCCCGGTGCCGGCCCGGTCGGCGTCGTCGAGGAGTTGGCCCCGTTCCTGCCCGCGCCTCGAGTGAACGAGGCTGACGACGACGGCGAGAGCGACGAATCGACGTACGAACTGTTCGACCCCGACCACACGATCGGGCACGTTCACGGGTATCAGGGCAACTGGCTCGTGCTCGTCAAAGCCTTCGCGTACATCGCGCGCCTCGGCGACGACGGACTTGCGGACGCGAGTGCGAAGGCCGTACTGAACGCGAACTACCTCGCGAGCCAGATCGAATACGACGTGCCGTACGAGCCGTTCCACCACGAGTTCGTCGCCAGCGCTGGCGAGCAAGATGCAGCGGACGTCGCGAAGCGAATGCTCGACTACGGCGTCCACCCGCCGACGACGAAATGGCCCGAGATCGTTCCCGAGGCGCTGATGACCGAGCCGACGGAAATTGAGAGCAAGGACACTCTGGATCGACTTGCCGGCGCGTTCAACGCCGTCGTCGACGAAGACGACGCGACGATCGAGGCGGCTCCCGACCGAACCACGGCCCGACGGATCGACCAGACCGCCGCGGCGCGGAGTCCGCGCCTCTCGTGGCACGCACTCGACGACGCAGACGAGCGCTAA
- a CDS encoding NAD(+)/NADH kinase translates to MQGRRLATTDEIIAIVSPDSDEPLETLTAWTERSGIELTTVDVGDDIGDVYDESRATLGVTLGGDGTFLEGIKTFAPRKIPQLGVNTGTLAFLARVEPEDLEDALEEVLRGRAAVDSRQQVYVNAPDVEATGINDVMIQQVPPDDPIDRKVTRLDVYADDEYVGEFEGTGLAVSTPTGSTGISLSANGPVHYPVNNHTLQLVPLHTHKLGVRPIVVSPETELRIISQGGANLLVDGGRAQTLLEVGDEVVVTGADTLAHVVRTSYDDHFFTAITKKLGWDVRDADVPRDKKREAPAATSPPIDATDSSRTSIRGRHDSDAGDGSLSDEAAGTVERALTVATEAARAAGEPLRELHGQVESIDHKTDKSDIATEADHQADRIISTVIDNEFPEHGLFSEEGTRDRSGDSNYTWVVDPLDGTGNFAHGNPNYSISVALIDHDRPVLGVVYVPETDELFTGIAGQGAWRDGDPIETTDRDRLDESMLISGYDPDGSFLSHFYQESRGVRRLGSAALNLCYLASASADAVWEHDTYPWDIAAGLVIAREAGATITDQSGERFEFDFDTEARAALLGSNGSLHPALLEHLGDGLQSSSRSQSSR, encoded by the coding sequence ATGCAAGGACGGAGACTCGCGACGACGGACGAGATCATCGCGATCGTGAGTCCCGACAGCGACGAACCCCTCGAGACGCTCACCGCGTGGACGGAGCGAAGCGGGATCGAACTGACGACAGTCGACGTCGGCGACGACATCGGAGACGTCTACGACGAGAGTCGGGCGACCCTCGGTGTGACCCTCGGCGGCGATGGCACCTTTCTCGAGGGCATCAAGACGTTCGCCCCGCGGAAGATTCCACAGTTAGGCGTCAACACGGGGACGCTCGCGTTTCTGGCTCGAGTCGAACCCGAAGACCTCGAGGACGCACTCGAGGAGGTCCTTCGGGGTCGAGCCGCAGTCGACAGCCGCCAGCAGGTTTACGTGAATGCGCCGGACGTCGAGGCGACGGGAATCAACGACGTGATGATCCAGCAGGTCCCGCCCGACGATCCGATCGATCGAAAAGTGACTCGTCTGGACGTCTACGCAGACGATGAGTACGTCGGCGAGTTCGAGGGAACCGGACTCGCCGTCTCGACGCCGACCGGATCGACTGGCATCTCGCTCTCTGCGAACGGCCCCGTTCACTATCCGGTGAACAACCACACGCTCCAACTCGTCCCCCTCCACACCCACAAACTGGGCGTCCGGCCGATCGTCGTCTCCCCCGAGACGGAGTTGCGAATCATCTCACAGGGGGGTGCGAACCTGCTCGTCGACGGCGGACGCGCACAGACGCTTCTCGAGGTCGGCGACGAGGTGGTCGTCACGGGGGCGGACACGCTCGCACACGTCGTCAGAACCAGCTACGACGATCACTTCTTCACCGCGATCACGAAGAAACTCGGCTGGGATGTCCGAGACGCGGACGTCCCCCGCGACAAAAAACGCGAGGCTCCAGCAGCGACGTCCCCGCCGATCGACGCTACTGACTCGAGTCGAACGTCGATCCGCGGTCGACACGACTCGGACGCCGGTGATGGCAGCCTCTCCGACGAGGCCGCCGGGACCGTCGAACGCGCGCTCACGGTCGCGACGGAAGCGGCCCGAGCTGCCGGCGAACCCCTGCGCGAACTTCACGGACAGGTCGAGTCGATCGATCACAAGACAGACAAATCGGATATCGCCACCGAAGCCGACCACCAGGCGGATCGGATCATCTCGACGGTCATCGACAACGAGTTTCCGGAGCACGGTCTCTTCTCGGAGGAGGGAACGCGCGACCGAAGCGGGGACTCGAACTACACCTGGGTCGTGGACCCACTCGACGGCACCGGAAACTTCGCGCACGGGAATCCAAACTACTCGATTTCGGTCGCACTGATCGACCACGATAGGCCAGTTCTGGGCGTCGTCTACGTCCCGGAGACCGACGAACTCTTTACCGGTATCGCTGGGCAGGGAGCCTGGCGAGACGGCGACCCGATCGAGACGACCGACCGCGACCGCCTCGACGAGAGCATGCTCATCTCGGGGTACGACCCCGACGGGAGCTTTCTTTCCCACTTTTACCAGGAATCGCGCGGCGTCCGGCGACTCGGCTCCGCGGCGCTCAACCTCTGTTATCTCGCGAGCGCCAGCGCGGACGCCGTCTGGGAGCACGATACCTATCCGTGGGATATCGCTGCGGGTCTCGTCATCGCTCGAGAGGCAGGCGCGACGATAACCGACCAGTCGGGCGAACGGTTCGAGTTCGACTTCGACACCGAAGCCAGGGCGGCACTGCTCGGCTCGAACGGTTCGTTACACCCCGCGTTGCTCGAGCACCTCGGCGACGGATTGCAGTCGTCTTCACGGTCACAATCGTCGCGATAG
- a CDS encoding DUF7838 family putative zinc beta-ribbon protein → MAMELDHYCPDCDGEQTFYRAASTKVHLGEKVKWHCPNCDYGFVQIGDNGTAVDSSAT, encoded by the coding sequence ATGGCCATGGAACTCGATCACTACTGTCCGGACTGTGACGGAGAGCAGACCTTCTACCGTGCGGCGAGTACGAAAGTTCATCTCGGTGAGAAGGTCAAGTGGCACTGTCCGAACTGCGACTACGGCTTCGTGCAAATCGGCGACAACGGGACGGCCGTCGACTCGAGTGCGACGTAA
- a CDS encoding cob(I)yrinic acid a,c-diamide adenosyltransferase codes for MSIYTGRGDDGQTDLRDMTRVSKTSARIEAYGTVDELNALIGTIRPTGYDDIDDQLRTVQNHLHVVQADFANPDPDEDDPAIRTEHIETVEDWIDAYDDELEPLTSFILPTGSEHGAKLHHARTVCRRAERRAVALASEEEINEQAVQYLNRLSDGLFTFGRVVNARDETPEESPEY; via the coding sequence ATGTCGATTTACACTGGCCGCGGGGACGACGGACAAACCGATCTCCGTGACATGACTCGCGTCTCGAAGACCAGCGCGCGCATCGAAGCCTACGGTACCGTCGACGAACTCAACGCGCTCATCGGAACGATTCGGCCCACCGGCTACGACGACATCGACGACCAATTGCGAACCGTCCAGAACCACCTCCACGTCGTTCAAGCCGACTTCGCAAATCCGGATCCCGACGAGGACGACCCGGCCATCCGCACGGAACACATCGAAACCGTCGAAGACTGGATCGACGCTTACGACGACGAACTCGAGCCACTCACCTCGTTCATCCTCCCGACCGGCAGCGAACACGGAGCGAAGCTCCACCACGCCAGAACGGTCTGTCGGCGCGCCGAACGCCGCGCCGTCGCACTCGCGAGCGAAGAGGAAATCAACGAGCAAGCCGTCCAGTACCTGAACCGTCTCTCTGACGGCCTGTTCACGTTCGGGCGAGTCGTCAACGCTCGAGACGAGACGCCCGAGGAGTCGCCGGAGTATTGA
- a CDS encoding helicase-related protein has translation MADIDGASRDDIEAFASELVGDTVDQIRGAHIDDGERTPPGLTPRTNFFSGALAPEEEDTKIDKEIQSRRSPSTLGLIGRVTTADGGDTITLSIRLSFSLYYRVIPTPAEVDQLGEDTPTVYRKYVLREPGDDDADFGVGTTVSFDANAEHTGILSEASDKAERELNRKIRAATKEHIESAPDLLDSDGGSVKNFVSSNDDLADDNYLEKLSDVPVGGDPEYAPTPKMGVTVRLLEGLDETTATADKPGSAVVRVDVTNKSDEEPDFGDLDLATYETQLELRGEDGTEFQSMSFEDVPEGFRYDSSVPGQGHNCTAVWTADQTGIKSETVPVHKQAYFGHRQYSGEAAPRFDTLATDPLPVLRAVRQKLKQYKKDDWQDRLDEAKATATNPSSNQTVETIKSDIERFEREIERFDRGVSLLEEDQMARELFKQVNRVFLRKVRKGDPWDENVELEYPGWRPFQVVFIVSLLPDIVHEERDFDPKAHDRDKADLLYFPTGGGKTEAYLALLAFTALFDRRRGKEFGLSAMMRFPLRLLSLQQFQRVVEILVHADEVRKEEGYGGEPLSAGFFTGNTENSLGNLLKSEFNGWYPSYPQNERTLEENREKLREFKKRWNQEDGHDLEQVSREDYRAVEKCPLCGSDVDLVFSTTTDRVEHHCSSASCRREKLHVHVTDIDLYRAVPTIVVGTQDKLAALGYNYRFRTLAGYITHRCPEHGYTHQGDECMMSRFCGRDKQDFETEFGDLEQVDVHDPVPTLCLQDELHLVNEDLGTFESHYYAAFEKHLEWAAEKQETDYYEPKKIAATATIEESNNQVKHLYGGKETIRFPAPGPDYRESAYTTTDEDKVQRHYVGVVPWNRSQINSIIRLLEMHQRRIQDWLADPEKSLQEFDFEELSDPETFENLLNHYYTLVTYVISKFEGGRVYKSAETQVNDNLTDDEYNPVQKFDMQGNTDPDAMADMLNRFEQVGEEGGTTYEDIEGLITATSSISHGVDIDALGYMVFFNAPPRMSEYIQASSRVGRKHPGIVLDVFDPLGERDRSHYHYFHKYHEYLDRLVEPVAINRWAKFSVERTFPGIFMSLLYIRYFDELSEHLGYFKNKAHPRMARKAEQAGVIDQDQIIEDLIEIYGEDWETGQCPFADRIEELVQVSFNNIQSGTEEDIEGCLAGRVMLSLRDVDDPIDIKPSYKHEDAFEAVGVDIR, from the coding sequence ATGGCAGACATCGACGGGGCATCCCGAGACGATATCGAAGCATTCGCCTCTGAACTCGTCGGGGATACTGTTGACCAAATCCGCGGGGCGCATATTGACGACGGTGAGCGTACCCCGCCTGGATTGACGCCGCGAACGAACTTTTTCTCTGGAGCTCTCGCTCCTGAGGAAGAAGACACGAAGATCGATAAAGAAATCCAGTCACGGAGGTCGCCATCAACTCTCGGTCTGATTGGCCGCGTGACGACCGCTGATGGCGGTGACACAATCACCCTAAGCATCCGGTTATCATTCTCTCTGTACTATCGGGTCATCCCGACACCGGCAGAGGTTGATCAGTTAGGCGAAGACACACCGACAGTATACCGGAAGTACGTTCTTCGGGAACCCGGTGATGACGACGCTGACTTCGGTGTGGGTACAACCGTCTCGTTCGATGCCAATGCAGAGCACACCGGCATTCTCAGCGAGGCATCTGATAAAGCTGAGCGAGAGTTGAACAGGAAGATCCGAGCGGCTACCAAGGAGCACATCGAGTCTGCACCGGACCTGTTAGACAGCGATGGCGGATCCGTGAAGAACTTCGTGTCGAGCAATGATGACCTTGCCGACGATAACTACCTTGAGAAGCTCTCTGATGTACCTGTCGGCGGAGATCCGGAGTATGCTCCAACCCCGAAAATGGGGGTGACTGTTCGTCTTCTTGAAGGGCTTGATGAGACGACAGCAACAGCTGATAAGCCAGGTTCTGCTGTTGTCCGCGTTGACGTAACTAACAAAAGCGACGAAGAACCAGACTTCGGAGACCTCGACCTGGCAACATATGAAACCCAGCTAGAGTTACGAGGAGAAGACGGGACGGAGTTCCAATCAATGAGTTTCGAAGACGTCCCTGAAGGATTCCGATATGATTCCTCCGTTCCTGGCCAAGGCCACAACTGCACTGCTGTCTGGACAGCGGATCAGACGGGCATCAAATCAGAAACTGTCCCTGTCCACAAGCAGGCGTACTTCGGTCACCGACAGTACTCCGGTGAAGCAGCACCACGGTTTGACACTCTCGCTACAGACCCGCTTCCGGTCCTGCGGGCAGTTCGCCAGAAATTGAAACAGTACAAAAAGGACGACTGGCAGGACCGTCTTGATGAAGCGAAAGCGACTGCCACAAACCCTTCGTCGAACCAGACTGTGGAGACAATCAAGTCTGATATAGAGCGGTTTGAACGGGAGATTGAGCGATTTGACCGCGGTGTTTCGCTTCTTGAAGAGGACCAAATGGCGCGGGAACTCTTCAAACAGGTGAACCGCGTGTTCCTCCGTAAGGTTCGGAAAGGCGATCCATGGGATGAGAATGTGGAACTTGAATATCCGGGATGGCGGCCATTCCAGGTTGTCTTTATTGTATCCCTGTTGCCGGACATCGTCCACGAAGAGCGGGACTTCGATCCGAAGGCCCACGATCGTGACAAGGCAGACCTCCTGTACTTCCCGACTGGTGGAGGGAAAACTGAGGCCTACCTTGCACTGCTTGCCTTCACGGCACTATTCGACAGGCGGCGCGGGAAAGAGTTCGGCCTGTCCGCGATGATGCGGTTCCCACTCCGGCTACTGTCGTTACAACAGTTCCAGCGAGTCGTCGAAATCTTGGTTCACGCAGATGAGGTCCGGAAAGAGGAGGGATATGGCGGTGAGCCTCTCAGTGCCGGATTCTTCACCGGGAACACGGAGAACAGTCTCGGTAACTTGCTGAAGTCCGAGTTCAACGGCTGGTACCCGAGTTATCCGCAGAACGAGAGAACGTTGGAGGAGAACCGCGAAAAACTGCGAGAGTTCAAGAAGCGATGGAACCAAGAAGACGGGCACGACCTTGAACAGGTAAGTCGTGAAGACTACCGCGCAGTCGAAAAATGCCCGCTCTGCGGAAGTGACGTCGATCTCGTATTCAGTACAACGACTGATCGGGTCGAACATCACTGTTCGTCAGCATCCTGTCGTCGGGAAAAGCTACACGTCCATGTGACGGACATTGATCTCTATCGTGCTGTTCCAACGATCGTTGTTGGAACCCAAGACAAACTTGCAGCTCTCGGGTACAATTACCGTTTCCGAACGCTTGCTGGCTATATCACTCATCGGTGCCCGGAACACGGGTATACGCACCAAGGCGATGAGTGCATGATGTCGCGGTTCTGCGGCCGGGACAAGCAGGACTTCGAGACGGAGTTCGGTGATTTAGAGCAAGTTGACGTTCATGACCCCGTTCCAACACTCTGTCTGCAAGACGAACTCCACCTCGTCAACGAAGATCTCGGAACCTTCGAGAGCCACTACTACGCTGCCTTCGAAAAACACCTCGAATGGGCTGCTGAAAAGCAGGAAACCGACTACTACGAACCCAAGAAGATAGCAGCGACAGCAACGATCGAGGAATCAAATAATCAGGTCAAGCATCTGTACGGCGGGAAAGAAACGATCCGGTTTCCCGCACCCGGGCCGGACTATCGAGAATCCGCCTACACAACTACTGATGAAGACAAGGTCCAGCGGCACTACGTCGGTGTCGTTCCTTGGAACCGCAGCCAGATTAACAGTATCATCCGATTGCTGGAAATGCACCAGCGCCGGATTCAAGACTGGCTTGCCGACCCCGAGAAATCTCTTCAGGAGTTCGACTTTGAAGAGTTGTCAGACCCAGAAACGTTCGAAAACCTCCTGAACCACTACTACACGCTGGTAACCTACGTCATCTCCAAATTTGAGGGAGGTCGTGTCTACAAGTCCGCTGAAACTCAGGTGAACGACAATCTGACTGATGATGAATATAATCCCGTGCAGAAATTCGATATGCAGGGGAATACCGACCCAGATGCGATGGCCGACATGCTCAACCGGTTTGAGCAGGTCGGTGAGGAAGGTGGTACGACGTACGAGGATATTGAGGGTCTGATTACTGCAACCAGTTCAATCAGTCATGGTGTGGACATTGACGCCCTCGGTTACATGGTGTTCTTCAATGCGCCACCACGGATGTCGGAGTACATTCAGGCGTCCTCTCGCGTTGGTCGCAAACATCCAGGAATCGTGCTGGACGTCTTCGACCCGCTGGGGGAGCGTGACCGGTCGCACTACCATTACTTCCACAAGTATCACGAATACCTCGACCGGCTCGTTGAACCAGTAGCGATTAACCGGTGGGCGAAATTCAGTGTCGAGCGGACCTTCCCAGGCATCTTCATGTCGCTACTGTATATTCGGTACTTCGACGAGTTGAGCGAGCACCTCGGATATTTCAAAAACAAAGCCCACCCGCGAATGGCCCGGAAGGCCGAACAGGCCGGTGTAATCGATCAAGACCAAATCATCGAGGACCTCATCGAGATCTACGGAGAAGACTGGGAGACTGGTCAGTGCCCGTTCGCAGACCGGATCGAGGAACTCGTTCAGGTTTCGTTCAATAACATCCAGAGCGGGACTGAAGAGGACATTGAGGGATGTCTCGCTGGACGAGTAATGTTGAGCCTCCGTGACGTAGACGACCCAATCGACATCAAACCGAGTTACAAACATGAAGACGCGTTCGAGGCCGTAGGGGTGGATATTCGATGA